The Fimbriimonadaceae bacterium DNA window GGTTCTCGATTTCCAAGGAGGAGCAGGCAAAACGGTTTGAGGCCCGCCGGCAGAATCCGCTCAAACAGTGGAAGCTGAGCCCGGTCGACGAAAAGGCGCAGGAGATGTGGGATTCCTATACGCGCTTCAAGGAAGAGATGTTCAGCAAAACCCATACGACGTTCAGCCCATGGATCATCGTGAAGGCGAACGATAAGCAGGCGGCTCGCCTGGAAGGTCTGCGGTATGTCTTGAATCTCCTCCCGTACAGGGGGAAGGATGAAGCGCAGATTCGCCTCACGCCGGATCCCAACGTGATCACCCGTTTTCATCGGAAGATGGCGGAACTGGATTTCTGACTCCGATCAGGTACGCGGCCGATCAGAGGTGTGTCCCCGGAGGGGGCGAGGTATGGTGGAGCGAAGAGGAAGTCTGGCGGTGTCGGCGATGCCGCTTGTCGCGCTGCTCTGTGGTTCGTCCCTGGCGTGGGCGGCCGGGCATGATCTCATGCGGCCTCGCGTCCCGGCGGACAAGATGGCGGAAGCTCGGGCTCTGAGAAGCCCAGTGCCGGACTCACCTCAGACCATTGAACAGGGCAAAGCGCTCTATGCGGGGAAAGGCACCTGTATCAATTGTCATGGAGCGGAAGGGGACGGCAATGGCCCGCTCGCGGCTCAGCTCAATCCTGCGCCTCGCAACTTCCAGCATCATGGATTCTGGCGCCATCGGACGGAAGGCGAAATCTTCTGGGTGATCAAACATGGGTCCCCGGGGACCAGTATGGTCGGTTTCGGCGAGCAACTCACCGACGAGGAGATCTGGGCCTTGATTCACTACGAGCGGACCTTCCGACGTCATCATGGCATGCGCGGACGCGGCCCAATGGGGCACGGGGGCATGCGCGACTCCCGCAAGAGCGATCGTGGGAATGGAGCTGAGGAGGACTCCGTGGCGACAGAGACGCCGTCGTCGCCGGAAAAAGAGTGAATGGGTCCCAACGCGCCGTCTGCTGTATCTTCCTCCGCTCCCTTCGCAGATTGATCACCACCTCCAATAGACCGTGAAGTCCCGCAATGAGCTCGGCGTACCGGCCGGGGTGCCTCCGTCGACCGTTGCCACTGATGCGTTTTGCGACAGTGCCGCGTTCCTGCGGTTCTGGAATTCCCCAGTCGAGCTAGGGATCGCGCATGTTGCTGCGCGACGCACGGAAAATCCTCGCCAAAGTCGCCATTTGTCTCCGGTGCAGGCCTCGGTGCCTGGCACGTCCTCTGCTTTCTCCAAGAGCGGGTGGTAACCGCGCATACCGATGCCCGATTCATACATTAGCCGGGAAGGAGACAGCACCATGGCCGATCAGAGTCACAATTGTTCAGGTGCCGGGATGTCGATCGCGTTTCTCAGCGGTGCCGTGCTGGGGGCGATAGCCGCCGTTCTGTATGCGCCCAAGTCCGGCGTCGAAACGCGTGCGGCATTACGTGGGTATGCGCGCCGCACGGAGGAAGAGATGTTGGAGAAAGCTCGGGAGGTTCGACAAGACATCTCTCACAGCGTCGATGAAGCGAAACGGTACTTGAAGGAAACCGAGGCGACGATTGCCGCGGCAGTGGCGGCCGGCAAAGAAGCTTTCAAGAAGGAGCGGGCGGATCGAGCCTGAGATGGTGGCTGTACGATTTCACGGGCGCGGCGGACAGGGGGCGAAGACGGCCAGCCGGATTCTCGGCACCGCGGCGTTTATCAGCGGGTATGTGGCCCAAGATGCCCCGATCTATGGCGCGGAGCGAAGGGGAGCGCCGGTCGCGGCATTCACGCGCTTCGGTCGTGAGCCGATTCGGGAACGGGGGGCGATCGCGCATCCTGACGTCATCGTGGTGGCCGATGCCTCGTTGCTGGACGATGCGGTGGCGCATGTGTTGGACGGAGTGACCGGGCAGACGGTCCTGTTCGTGAACTCGTCGCTGAGCGCGGACCTGTTGCGCACCCACCTGTCCTTGCCTGAGCAGGTGACGGTGAGAGATGTGACGGGGATTGCGCTGCAACAGCTGGGAGCGCGTGAGGCCATCAGTGCGCTGCTCGGCGCAGTTGCCGCGCGGTTGGTAGGGTTGGCGTGGGAGCCTGTGCGCTCGGCGATCGATGGTGAGCTTCGCGACCTCGGCCTGGCCGAGCCGGTGATCGAGCGGAATCTGACGGTGGCGCGGCAGTGTTACGACTCGGTTGAGCCGGCCACATTGCCTCAAGGCACCGCCCAAGCCGTCGGCGCGGCGTCCTTGCACCACCCGACCTATGAACCGCCCACGAAGGGCACAGCCAGGATCGCCGCGGCCGGAAATTCGGTGTTACGTGAAACCGGTGGATGGCGAACCTTTCGCCCGGTGTTGGTGGCAGACAAGTGCAACGGATGCTGGCTCTGTTTCGTCTATTGTCCGGACGGCGTGATTACCATGAATCAGGAAGATCGCCCCGTCGTCGACTATGACCATTGCAAAGGCTGTCAGATTTGTGTGCACGAATGTCCGACTCACGCATTGATTGCGGAGCGGGAGCAGGAAGGCGGGGTCGCATGGACAGCCAAATGATGACGGGGAATCTGGCGGCTGCCTGGGGCGCCCGGCTGGCCGACGTTGACTACATCCCGGCGTTTCCCATTACGCCGCAGACGGAAATCGTGGAGGCCTTGGCCAAGTGGTGTGAGCGGGGGGAGTTGGCCGCGCGATTCGTGAGCATGGACTCCGAACATTCCATGATGACGGCGGCCGGTGCGGCGGAAGTGACCGGCGCGCGAGTCTTTACGGCCACCTCCAGTCAAGGGTTGCTGCATGCGTTCGAGGTGCTCTATTCCATTTCGGGGTGGCGTGCGCCGCTCGTGCTCG harbors:
- a CDS encoding YtxH domain-containing protein; translated protein: MSIAFLSGAVLGAIAAVLYAPKSGVETRAALRGYARRTEEEMLEKAREVRQDISHSVDEAKRYLKETEATIAAAVAAGKEAFKKERADRA
- a CDS encoding c-type cytochrome; its protein translation is MVERRGSLAVSAMPLVALLCGSSLAWAAGHDLMRPRVPADKMAEARALRSPVPDSPQTIEQGKALYAGKGTCINCHGAEGDGNGPLAAQLNPAPRNFQHHGFWRHRTEGEIFWVIKHGSPGTSMVGFGEQLTDEEIWALIHYERTFRRHHGMRGRGPMGHGGMRDSRKSDRGNGAEEDSVATETPSSPEKE
- a CDS encoding 2-oxoacid:acceptor oxidoreductase family protein is translated as MVAVRFHGRGGQGAKTASRILGTAAFISGYVAQDAPIYGAERRGAPVAAFTRFGREPIRERGAIAHPDVIVVADASLLDDAVAHVLDGVTGQTVLFVNSSLSADLLRTHLSLPEQVTVRDVTGIALQQLGAREAISALLGAVAARLVGLAWEPVRSAIDGELRDLGLAEPVIERNLTVARQCYDSVEPATLPQGTAQAVGAASLHHPTYEPPTKGTARIAAAGNSVLRETGGWRTFRPVLVADKCNGCWLCFVYCPDGVITMNQEDRPVVDYDHCKGCQICVHECPTHALIAEREQEGGVAWTAK